The Vibrio tarriae genome includes a window with the following:
- the ligA gene encoding NAD-dependent DNA ligase LigA: protein MSDVAQRLTELRKTLHEHGVRYYVEDAPTIPDAEYDRLMRELLELEAAHPELMSSDSPSLRVGGRPLDAFESVVHEIPMLSLDNAFDDGELESFYRRMTDRIPAVQHSAFCCEPKLDGLAVSLLYENGVLTRAATRGDGTTGENITENVRTIKSIPLRLQGADFPTRLEVRGEIFMPKAGFEALNARALKKGEKQFVNPRNAAAGSLRQLDSKITAQRPLAFYAYSVGVIEGGELAPSHYQRFLQLKGWGLPICPETKLVTSLAEVKAFYQDILQRRQSLAYEIDGVVIKVDDIQLQERLGFVARAPRWAIAYKFPAQEELTLLNDVEFQVGRTGAITPVAKLEPVFVGGVTVSNATLHNADEIERLGVMVGDTVVIRRAGDVIPQIVSVVLDRRPENAKSIVFPTRCPVCQSDVERVEGEAVARCSGGLICQAQRKEALKHFVSRKAMDVEGLGDKVIEQLVDREMVSTPADLFRLRAGELTILERMGPKSAQNVIDALNKAKQTTLPKFLYALGIREVGEATALNLAQHFLSLEAIQQASLEQFIEVPDVGVVVASHLQAFFAQDRNQQVINELLEQGITWPALTAAPVAVDSALAGKIVVLTGSFTQLSRNDAKAALQALGAKVTGSVSKNTDMVFAGEAAGSKLAKATELGIQVFDEQALIEFLK, encoded by the coding sequence ATGTCAGATGTCGCGCAACGATTAACAGAGTTAAGAAAAACCTTGCATGAGCATGGTGTCCGCTACTACGTAGAAGATGCCCCTACCATTCCGGATGCAGAATACGATCGCTTAATGCGCGAGCTGCTGGAATTGGAAGCGGCTCACCCAGAATTGATGAGCTCGGACTCGCCCAGTTTACGAGTCGGAGGACGTCCGCTGGATGCTTTTGAATCTGTCGTGCATGAAATTCCGATGTTATCGCTCGATAACGCCTTTGATGATGGTGAATTAGAAAGCTTTTATCGCCGTATGACGGATCGGATCCCGGCGGTACAGCATAGTGCCTTTTGTTGTGAGCCGAAACTGGATGGCTTGGCGGTCAGTTTACTATACGAAAATGGTGTTCTGACCCGCGCGGCGACTCGTGGTGATGGTACGACCGGCGAAAATATCACAGAAAATGTACGTACCATTAAATCAATCCCTTTACGCCTGCAAGGCGCAGATTTTCCAACTCGCCTTGAAGTGCGCGGTGAAATATTTATGCCTAAAGCGGGGTTTGAAGCACTTAACGCACGAGCGCTTAAAAAAGGTGAAAAGCAGTTTGTGAACCCTCGTAATGCAGCGGCGGGGAGCCTACGTCAACTCGACTCCAAAATTACCGCCCAACGTCCACTTGCTTTTTACGCTTACAGTGTTGGTGTTATTGAAGGTGGAGAGTTAGCGCCCAGCCACTATCAACGATTTTTACAACTAAAGGGCTGGGGGCTGCCGATTTGTCCAGAAACCAAACTGGTAACTTCTCTCGCCGAAGTCAAAGCTTTTTATCAAGACATTTTGCAACGTCGCCAGTCTTTGGCTTATGAGATTGATGGCGTCGTCATTAAAGTTGACGATATCCAGTTGCAAGAGCGATTGGGGTTCGTTGCTAGAGCGCCGCGCTGGGCGATTGCCTATAAATTTCCTGCACAGGAAGAGCTCACCTTGCTCAATGATGTTGAATTTCAGGTAGGTCGTACTGGTGCGATTACCCCGGTTGCTAAGTTGGAACCTGTGTTTGTCGGTGGTGTTACGGTAAGTAATGCCACATTACATAATGCCGATGAGATTGAGCGTTTGGGAGTGATGGTCGGAGATACGGTGGTGATCCGCCGTGCTGGGGATGTCATCCCACAAATCGTCTCTGTGGTGTTAGACCGACGCCCTGAGAATGCAAAGTCCATTGTATTTCCTACTCGCTGCCCAGTTTGTCAATCGGATGTTGAACGGGTTGAAGGAGAAGCGGTTGCTCGATGTTCCGGCGGACTGATTTGCCAAGCTCAGCGCAAAGAGGCATTGAAGCATTTTGTTTCTCGCAAGGCCATGGATGTAGAAGGCTTGGGCGATAAAGTGATTGAGCAACTGGTTGACCGAGAAATGGTGAGTACACCTGCGGATTTATTCCGATTAAGAGCGGGAGAGCTCACAATTTTAGAGCGAATGGGTCCCAAATCGGCGCAGAATGTGATTGATGCTCTCAATAAAGCGAAGCAAACCACATTACCTAAGTTTTTATATGCACTGGGTATTCGTGAAGTCGGCGAGGCTACCGCACTCAATTTGGCTCAGCACTTTTTAAGTTTGGAAGCGATTCAACAAGCGAGTTTAGAACAATTTATCGAAGTTCCTGATGTCGGAGTGGTTGTCGCAAGCCATTTACAGGCCTTCTTTGCGCAAGACCGTAACCAACAAGTGATCAATGAATTGCTAGAACAAGGCATCACATGGCCGGCGCTAACGGCTGCGCCCGTGGCGGTAGACTCTGCTCTAGCGGGCAAAATTGTTGTGTTAACCGGCAGTTTTACTCAATTGTCTCGTAATGATGCGAAAGCCGCACTACAAGCTTTAGGTGCTAAGGTGACGGGGAGCGTATCAAAAAATACTGATATGGTTTTTGCAGGAGAAGCAGCGGGCTCTAAGCTAGCCAAAGCGACCGAGTTAGGTATCCAAGTCTTCGATGAGCAAGCATTAATCGAATTTTTGAAATAA
- the chiP gene encoding chitoporin, whose protein sequence is MDKMFKRTLLGAAVAMASTGAFAASETGAIGVLSDFNVQAYGVAAISVFYQEDSNGYDYENESRIGFRASKDMFDNVNVFMQIESGYVGEDGKGSTLGARDTFLGLQGDWGKIRFGRMLTPLYEIVDWPYSNPGLGRVFDWGGDVKAHYDRKGDIARYDSPAFGGLTFNVSAGRGKTDVKDSDHVGFGVHYNVADIVTLHGGYESNSKYDGSNFDSTAYIVGFELPLPAGFGLAGAYKYSEGESKTVAGQEGEQGQYSLIGQYWNGPWGFKVGYAANLESEVKGVEQKDDDEVLSAQLMYVKNGFVPYIRVGQHDAYDSADKKGFVRVGLEYGF, encoded by the coding sequence ATGGACAAAATGTTTAAACGTACTCTTCTGGGTGCAGCAGTAGCGATGGCGTCAACTGGTGCGTTTGCCGCATCTGAAACTGGTGCAATCGGTGTTCTGTCTGATTTCAACGTGCAAGCGTACGGTGTAGCGGCAATTTCTGTGTTCTATCAAGAAGACAGCAACGGCTATGACTACGAAAACGAATCTCGTATCGGTTTCCGTGCTAGCAAAGATATGTTTGATAACGTGAACGTTTTCATGCAAATCGAATCTGGCTACGTTGGTGAAGATGGTAAAGGCAGCACGCTTGGTGCTCGTGATACTTTCCTAGGTCTGCAAGGTGACTGGGGTAAGATCCGTTTCGGTCGTATGCTGACTCCTCTGTATGAAATCGTTGACTGGCCATATTCTAACCCAGGTTTAGGTCGTGTATTCGACTGGGGCGGCGACGTTAAAGCACACTACGATCGTAAAGGTGACATTGCTCGTTACGACTCTCCAGCATTTGGCGGTCTAACTTTCAACGTTTCAGCTGGTCGTGGTAAAACAGACGTTAAAGACTCTGATCACGTAGGTTTCGGTGTGCATTACAATGTTGCTGACATCGTTACACTGCACGGTGGCTATGAGTCTAACTCAAAATATGATGGTTCAAACTTTGACTCTACTGCTTACATCGTAGGTTTTGAGCTACCTCTTCCTGCTGGTTTTGGCTTAGCTGGTGCATACAAGTACAGCGAAGGTGAATCTAAAACTGTCGCAGGCCAAGAAGGTGAACAAGGTCAATACTCTCTGATCGGTCAATACTGGAACGGTCCATGGGGCTTCAAAGTGGGCTACGCTGCTAACCTTGAATCTGAAGTAAAAGGTGTTGAGCAAAAAGATGACGATGAAGTATTGTCTGCACAGCTAATGTACGTGAAAAATGGTTTCGTACCATACATCCGTGTTGGTCAGCATGATGCATATGACTCAGCAGACAAGAAAGGTTTCGTACGTGTAGGTCTGGAATACGGCTTCTAA
- the zipA gene encoding cell division protein ZipA yields the protein MQELRFVLIIVGALAIAALLFHGLWTSKKEGKSKFGDKPLRKMKVESDDPPSRAFAAEDDFEIIRKERKEPDFGIPNQQHDPLISDFAAHDELDEEEDEEEHIPVQLQSQPQPRKVQPQVEMPRVAPNVPMAKVQPEAVTEIEVQELQEEKLDVIVLNVHCAGNQPFIGTKLFDSMQQNGLLFGEMDIFHRHADLSGTGKVLFSVANMMQPGTLMHDDPADFSTKGISFFMTLPCFGDPEQNFKLMLKTAQQIADDLGGHVLDDARNLMTPNRLDAYRKQIQEFKVRAAQA from the coding sequence GGAACTGCGATTCGTATTGATAATTGTTGGCGCGTTGGCGATAGCGGCGTTGCTGTTTCATGGTCTGTGGACCAGCAAAAAAGAGGGAAAGTCCAAGTTTGGTGATAAACCTCTGCGCAAGATGAAAGTCGAAAGTGATGATCCGCCTTCGCGTGCCTTTGCGGCGGAAGACGATTTCGAAATCATCCGCAAGGAACGCAAAGAGCCTGATTTTGGCATTCCGAATCAACAGCACGATCCTCTGATCTCTGATTTCGCGGCCCATGATGAGCTGGATGAGGAAGAGGATGAGGAAGAGCACATTCCGGTTCAGCTTCAATCCCAACCTCAACCTAGAAAGGTTCAACCTCAGGTTGAGATGCCTCGAGTTGCGCCAAATGTGCCAATGGCTAAGGTGCAACCTGAAGCGGTGACCGAGATTGAGGTGCAAGAGCTGCAGGAAGAAAAGCTGGATGTGATAGTGCTCAATGTACACTGCGCTGGTAACCAGCCTTTTATCGGAACCAAACTGTTCGATAGCATGCAGCAAAATGGTTTGTTGTTTGGTGAGATGGATATTTTCCATCGCCACGCGGATCTCTCTGGAACGGGGAAAGTGTTGTTTAGTGTCGCGAATATGATGCAACCTGGTACGCTCATGCATGATGATCCTGCGGACTTTTCAACCAAAGGCATCTCCTTTTTTATGACACTGCCGTGTTTTGGCGATCCTGAGCAAAACTTCAAGTTGATGCTAAAAACCGCTCAACAAATTGCCGATGATCTTGGTGGGCATGTGTTGGACGATGCTCGTAACTTAATGACTCCAAACCGACTTGATGCTTATCGTAAGCAAATTCAAGAGTTTAAAGTTCGAGCCGCTCAAGCCTAG